The following nucleotide sequence is from Streptomyces sp. 6-11-2.
GCGGACGCTGTGATCCTCGGTTGCGCCCAGGACGGCGATGGGGACGCTGACCAGCCCGAACGAGATGGCACCGGTCCACACCTTCGGGGCATGACGCACCTCCAGCCCCGAGCAGTATCAGCCTAGGACGCCGCCTGGCCCGGCACGAGAAGGTCGGCGGACGCCCTCGGCGCTATGAGCCCAGCGTCTGGCGCACGTCCAGGTAGCAGCGCAGCCGCACTCCGGGCTGCCCCGGATCCGGGGTCGTACGGTCCGCCGTCGCGGTCGCCCACCGCGCGGCGAGCAGTTCCTGGACGGCGAAGGCGGTCTGGTCGTCGCATGCCGCGATCTCCACCACGGCCAGCCCCGGCTCCGCCACATGTGCTTCGTTGATCGGCTCCATGCACGGCACTACGCGCCGACACCCCGAGAGGTTCTCCGATCCCGGCGGCTTCACCCGACGGAGTAAGGTCCCGGCCCTCTCTACCGCCGCGGCGGAGCACCTGGCGTCGTTCTGCCCGTCGCAGCGCCTAGCCATCCAGGTAGCCGAGCTCAGCGTCAGGCCGGCAGTGCCCGCAGGCCTCGATCCCTTCGCTCAGCGCTCGCAAGGCGACGTCCCGGGGCACGCCTTTCCAGCGCTTGCCTGCCATAGGGCAGCCGCCGACGTGAACGGCGACAGGCGGAGAGTCGCGGTTCAGGCCGCCCTCGAGAATGCAGTCGGGCGTGGCCGGCCGGGCCTGCTCACCGTGCTGGCGCTCCTGCTCGCGGCGCTCGGTTGTGGCGATCTGCTGCCGTACCCGGTCGAGGGTGAGGACGAGCCACGTCTCCAGGATGCGGAGGCGGGGCAGGTCAGGCGGAAGATCGTTCACATGTTCGATTCTAGAGGGGCAGGGTCAGAGGGTGGCGACGTTGCCGGACGAGGCCTGATCGTCGACGTACAGCACGGTCCGGTCGTGTCTGACCCTGACCCCGGCGATCGCCGCTGGCAGGGCTTTTGCTGACGAATGTCGTGTCGCCGGCCTTCAGCGAGAGTGAGCGCGAGGTCCAGGTGCGTTCAGCGCGCCTGGCCCACGCCCTGACCCTCGTTGGCGTGAAGGAGAACGGGTGAGCGGGGTGGGTGGTGCGGATGCAGCTGAGGACCGGGGCGCCTCGCCTGGTTGCGCGTCGGCCCCAGGGCTGCCACGAAGGCGTCAGCGCTACGCCCCGTTGCCGTCATGGTCGGGGCGGCCACGACCCCGACCATGAGGCCGACCATGCCTCCGCCCCCGCTGCTTGCAGCCCCGACCATGGCTGGGCAGCCTGGGAGGCGGCGTGTCCGAAGTGACAGCAAAATCGAACAAGCGATCTAATGCCGGTATGGACGCGACCGACTTCCCCGACGACCTGGTCCAGGTGCAGCACGCCTGGAACGCCACCTACGACGCGCTCGCCGCGCCCCGCCCCCGCGACACCACGGCGCTGCGCCGCCGCCTGCTGCGCCTGTCCGTACGTCTGTGCCGGCACCTCCACTGGAAGACCGTCCCCTCGGCGTCGGCGGCGCGCACCCTACTGCGGCAGTTGACCCGTGCCCGGGGAGTCGTCCGGGCCGCATGACGGGCCGCCGGGTGCCCTTGGTCGATCAGGGGCACCACGTTGCGACGTGGGTTGCGCCTACGGTTGCGCTATCTGTTGCGTCTCCTGTTGCGCGGCCCGAAGAACCGGTTCCGCATCTATGCAGGTCACCACGCGGTTTCGGCCTGGTCGGGTCTCTGACGTCCCCGTTGCGGCCGCTTTCGCCCAGACCTGGCTGGAGTTGAGGGAGAAGGGATGGGCGGCGTGGACGCGGCCGGGGATCGGTGCGCGCTCGCCGTGGTTGCGCGTCGGCCGGGGCCGCCGCGCCGCCGGTAGTGACGACGCCAGGCGGGAGGGAGACACCGGCACGACGTCGTCCACCAGCGCGTCCGCCTCGGCATCCTCACCGTCGCCCACCAGGCGCGCCGGGTCGAGTTCAGCTTTCTGCGCACGGTCCTTGGCCTCACGGCCGGAAACCTCAGCCAGCACCTGGCCGTCCTGGAGAAGGCCGGACTGGTCGACGTCGAGAAGGGCTACGAGGGCAAGCGCGCGCGCACCTGGCTCTCCCTCACTCCCGCCGGCGACCGCGCCCTGCAGGACGAGGTCACCCAGCTCAAGCGCCTCATCCACCAGATCGAACAAGGCAGGCCAGCCCCGGAGCCCTGATCCGGACTCCTGCCTGGAGGAATGGGTGACATGCACGATGTGCAAGATCGAGTTC
It contains:
- a CDS encoding DUF6207 family protein, with product MEPINEAHVAEPGLAVVEIAACDDQTAFAVQELLAARWATATADRTTPDPGQPGVRLRCYLDVRQTLGS
- a CDS encoding DUF6233 domain-containing protein, producing MNDLPPDLPRLRILETWLVLTLDRVRQQIATTERREQERQHGEQARPATPDCILEGGLNRDSPPVAVHVGGCPMAGKRWKGVPRDVALRALSEGIEACGHCRPDAELGYLDG
- a CDS encoding transcriptional regulator, with protein sequence MRTVLGLTAGNLSQHLAVLEKAGLVDVEKGYEGKRARTWLSLTPAGDRALQDEVTQLKRLIHQIEQGRPAPEP